The following coding sequences are from one Musa acuminata AAA Group cultivar baxijiao chromosome BXJ2-4, Cavendish_Baxijiao_AAA, whole genome shotgun sequence window:
- the LOC135610881 gene encoding thioredoxin H1-like, with the protein MAEEGAVIGCHSVDEWKQHLLQANESKKLVVIDFTASWCGPCRAIAPIFADLAKRYPNVIFLKVDVDELKPVAEDWAIEAMPTFIFLKEGTIVDKIVGAHKDELPRRIELHMPK; encoded by the exons ATGGCGGAAGAGGGTGCCGTGATCGGTTGCCACAGCGTTGACGAATGGAAGCAGCACCTACTTCAGGCTAATGAATCAAAGAAGCTG GTGGTCATTGATTTCACTGCGTCATGGTGCGGGCCTTGCCGAGCAATTGCCCCAATCTTTGCTGATCTGGCTAAGAGGTACCCAAATGTGATCTTCCTCAAGGTGGATGTTGATGAACTGAAG CCTGTTGCCGAGGACTGGGCCATCGAAGCAATGCCCACCTTTATTTTCCTGAAGGAGGGAACCATTGTGGACAAGATCGTTGGTGCACACAAGGATGAGCTGCCGAGGAGGATTGAGCTGCACATGCCCAAGTGA